One Setaria viridis chromosome 3, Setaria_viridis_v4.0, whole genome shotgun sequence DNA window includes the following coding sequences:
- the LOC117849609 gene encoding cytosolic endo-beta-N-acetylglucosaminidase 1, with protein MPFSPRRRLRRLARSLRAMYPSAAAPDADATAGDERRAWEPPFDASAPAPPMSYPITDLAALASRAYLSAAANFHLPFNMASVPGSGDPLPARRRVLVCHDMEGGYRDDAAAQGGGNPDAYALWHWHLIDVFVYFSHYLVTLPPPCWTNAAHLHGVKVLGTFITEWDKGAEVCKEMLATEASAQMYAERLTELAAALGFDGWLINIEVKLDVQFIDNLKEFVNHLTKTMHAAVPGSLVIWYDAITVKGDLDWQNKLNKYNKPFFDLCDGLFANYTWKKKDPEDSAAVAGDRKYDVYMGIDVFGRNTFGGGQWTTNVALDLLKKVDVSTAIFAPGWVYETKQPPDFESAQNRWWGLVEKSWGVLRRYPKQLPFYTYFDQGHGYQVSIKGHQVSSDPWNNISSQSFQPMLKYTGDQAQLQAFINFKDEPYSGGNCLTVKGSLRQNIIFSEQLFNGGLGMEDGSIHLFYSVRADAGSALGLSLNLSSNKQSTSILVAEDIASFITKKQNHKYGSYVKADEVEPHAPDNQGWVLYEATLQSSSGYKLTGINVVCTLKIAGEMSPETEEDMISEANANGSSPYHVSLGHISIQKTDANTEFPPAGSWVTEGEHISWSNSSDTTKRVSLKLSWKLNTLDQPSFRQYNIYVEKSTADPNIKASRSYLGVASVDAFYVSGLEVPSEVTDLKFIIQACAHDGSWQELEKCPKFLLVPVHSEL; from the exons ATGCccttctccccgcgccgccgcctccgccgcctcgcccgcagCCTCCGAGCCATGTACCCCTCCGCCGCAGCGCCAGATGCCGACGCCACCGCGGGCGACGAGCGCCGCGCGTGGGAGCCGCCCTTCGacgcctccgcgccggcgccgcccatgTCCTACCCAATCACggacctcgccgcgctcgcgtCGCGCGCCtacctctccgccgccgccaacttCCACCTCCCCTTCAACATGGCCtccgtccctgggtccggggaTCCGCTCCCTGCACGCCGGCGCGTCCTGGTGTGCCACGACATGGAGGGCGGCTAccgcgacgacgcggcggcgcagggcgggGGCAACCCGGACGCCTACGCGCTCTGGCACTGGCACCTCATCGACGTCTTCGTCTACTTCTCGCACTACCTCGTCACCCTCCCGCCGCCCTGCTGGACCAACGCCGCCCACCTACACGGCGTCAAG GTGTTGGGAACGTTCATCACGGAGTGGGATAAAGGTGCGGAAGTTTGCAAGGAGATGCTTGCCACGGAGGCTTCTGCCCAGATGTATGCCGAGAGGCTTACGGAGCTGGCTGCTGCCTTGGGCTTCGATGGCTGGCTG ATAAACATTGAGGTTAAACTTGACGTTCAGTTCATCGATAACCTGAAAGAGTTCGTCAATCATCTAACCAAGACGATGCATGCTGCCGTTCCTGGATCTTTGGTCATATG GTATGATGCAATCACTGTTAAAGGTGACCTCGACTGGCAGAATAAGCtcaacaagtataacaagccaTTCTTTGATTTATGTGACGGGTTGTTTGCCAACTATACTTGGAAG AAAAAAGACCCGGAAGATTCAGCTGCAGTTGCTGGAGACAGGAAATATGATGTCTACATGGGTATTGATGTTTTTGGACGAAATACTTTCGGTGGTGGTCAATGGACT ACAAATGTTGCCCTTGATCTACTTAAGAAAGTTGATGTCTCAACTGCCATATTTGCTCCTGGATGGGTATATGAAACTAAACAACCCCCAGACTTTGAGAGTGCACAAAATCG TTGGTGGGGCCTTGTTGAAAAATCATGGGGAGTTCTTCGGAGGTATCCAAAACAGTTGCCGTTTTACACATATTTTGATCAG GGTCATGGCTATCAGGTGTCTATTAAAGGGCACCAAGTCTCCAGTGATCCATGGAACAATATTTCTTCCCAAAGTTTTCAG CCTATGCTTAAGTACACCGGAGATCAAGCTCAACTGCAAGCCTTTATAAA TTTCAAGGATGAACCATACAGTGGAGGGAATTGCTTGACAGTCAAAGGAAGCCTCCGGCAGAACATTATTTTCTCAGAGCAGCTTTTTAATGGAGGACTTGGAATGGAAGATGGATCTATTCATCTATTTTATTCG GTAAGAGCCGATGCAGGCTCTGCGTTAGGATTGTCCCTGAACTTGTCTTCAAACAAGCAGAGTACTTCAATTCTTGTTGCAGAGGACATAGCATCATTCATCACAAAGAAACAAAATCACAAGTATGGCTCGTATGTTAAAGCTGATGAGGTGGAGCCACATGCTCCAGATAACCAAGGTTGGGTCCTCTACGAAGCAACTCTTCAGTCCAGTTCCGGCTACAAATTAACTGGAATCAACGTTGTTTGCACATTGAAAATAGCTGGCGAAATGAGTCCAGAAACAGAGGAGGATATGATCTCGGAAGCAAATGCAAATGGATCATCACCGTATCACGTGTCACTTGGTCACATAAGTATTCAAAAGACTGATGCAAACACAGAGTTCCCTCCAGCAGGATCATGGGTAACTGAAGGCGAGCACATCTCATGGTCCAACAGTTCTGACACAACAAAACGTGTGAGTCTGAAACTCAGCTGGAAGTTGAATACCCTTGATCAACCATCATTCAGGCAGTACAACATCTACGTTGAGAAGTCAACGGCAGATCCAAACATCAAGGCTTCCAGAAGCTATCTTGGAGTTGCTAGTGTTGACGCCTTCTATGTCTCGGGCCTAGAGGTTCCCAGCGAAGTCACTGATCTTAAATTCATTATTCAAGCGTGTGCACACGATGGAAGCTGGCAAGAACTTGAGAAATGCCCAAAGTTCCTTTTAGTTCCAGTTCATTCCGAGCTGTAA